TAACCTTTGTTGGAACCAAAAAAGGTATTTTTTATTATCAGGATCAAGAAGGGAATTTCTGGAACGTAATGGTTTATATTGAAGGAAGTTTGACTTTTGAAACCGTAAACAATGAAGAAATTGCATACGAAGGCGGAAAATTATTTGGCGAATTTCTAAATCTTACCAGTGATTTTGATGCCAGAAAACTAACAGAAGTAATTCCTAATTTTCATAACATGGCTTTTCGTTATTCTCAGTTTGATACCGCAATGAAAGAAGCTTCTGGACAAAGAATTGAGCAGGCAAAAGACCTCATTAAACTCGTAGTAGATTTAAAAGAAGAAATGCATATTTTACAAAACTTAAAAGATGCCAAAAAAATCAAACTGAGAGTTACGCATAATGACACCAAAATTTCAAACGCACTTTTTGACACTAACAAAAAAGGACTTTGTGTAATTGATACTGATACGGTTATGCCGGGAATTATTCATTATGATTTTGGTGATGCCATCAGAACCATTTGTAACACAGCGGCAGAAGATGAAAAAAATCTAGAAAAGGTAAATTTCAACCTGCAATTTTACAAAGCCTATGTAAAAGGATTTTTGGAGAAAACGAATTCTTCACTTTCTACGCTCGAAATTAAATATTTACCACTTGGCGCCAAAACAATGACTTTTATAATGGCACTTCGTTTTCTAACAGATTTCTTAAACGACGATGTGTATTATAAAACAGAATATCCAGAACACAATCTGGATCGTTCAAAAAATCAGTTTAAGCTAATTGAAAGTCTTTCGGAACAATTTACAGAAATGGAAGATTACAATTTGAATTTCATTGGAACATTAAAATAAAAAGAATGAAAAAATATGTAATTACCGGAGGTGCCGGTTTTATAGGAAGTCATATTGCAGAACATTTATCAAATCAAGGACATCAGGTTATGGTATATGATAGCCTTAGAACGGGATTTGAACATAATCTCGAAAATTTGAATGTAGAATTTGTAAAAGGAGACATCCGCGATGAGAATTTAGTCAATGAAGTAATCAGTGGAGCAAGTGGTGTTTTTCATCTTGCAGCTTTGGTAAGTGTTCCAGAATCGTTATTGAAAATTAAAGAATGTATCGAAATCAATACAATTGGAACCATTAATATTTTGGAAGCAGCAAAAAACAATCCACACTGTAAAGTTGTGCTTTCTACTTCGGCGGCGAATTATGGCAATAATCCTGTTTTACCAAAAGTGGAAACCATGTTTCCAGAACCTATGACGCCTTATGCGATTACAAAACTGGACGGCGAATATTATTTAAAAATGTATCTCGATCAATATCAGCTTCAAACCGCCTCTTTGCGATATTTTAATGTCTTTGGTCCGCGTCAGAATCCAGAATCAGCTTATGCGGCGGCAGTGCCTATTTTTATTAATAAAGCACTTCAAAACGAACCCATTACCATTTATGGAGACGGTTCGCAAACCAGAGATTTTATTTATGTGAAAGATGTTGTAAAAGCAAATATTCTGGCTTCGCAAAAAGGAAATGAAACCTACAATGTCGCTTTAGGACACAGTACATCGGTTTTAGAATTAGCCGAAAAAATCATAAAAATTACCAATTCAAAATCTCAGATAAAATTTCTAGAGGAAAGACCCGGAGATATCAAACACTCTAAAGCAGATCCTGAAAAATTCAATCAATTAGGTTTTAAACCCGATTACTCGATTGATGCTGCTTTAGAAGAAACCATCACCTTTTATCATCAGCAATTAATCAGCAAATAAAATTCAACAGTAACCAAAAACCAACCAGATTATGTCACAAATAGATTTTACATTAAAAAAAGAGCAAAACAGCACTTTGATTCCGATGGTTATTTTAACCTCATTGTTTTTTATTTTTGGATTCGTAACCTGGTTAAACGGACCGCTGATTCCATTTTTTAAATTAGCCTGCGAACTAACCGAATCGCAATCTTACTTTGTAACTTTTGCTTTTTACATTGCTTATTTTGTAATGGCAATTCCATCTTCATTTTTAATTGAAAAAGTAGGATACAAAAACGGTATTTCGTTAGGTTTATTAGTAATTGCAGCAGGAGCATTGCTTTTTTATCCTGCAGCCGCAGCAAGAACTTTTCCACTGTTTTTAGCCGCTTTATTTGTTATGGGAACCGGTTTAGCTGTTTTACAAACCGCTTCAAATCCGTATGTAGTGGTTATTGGTCCTCGCGAAAGTGCAGCCGCCAGAATCAGTGTTTTAGGAATTGCAAATAAATTGGCAGGATTTCTGGCTCCGTTATTATTAACCTCTTTGGTTTTATCCAATATCGGCGATTATTCAGCAGATAAAATTGCTGTAATGACTTCTGTAGAAAAAGAAACCGCTTTAGATTCGCTGGCTTTACAATTACAGACGCCTTATATTTATATGGCAGCAATTATGCTCTTTCTGGCAGTTTTGGTAAAATATTCACCACTTCCTGAAATTAATTTAGATGATGAAGGTCAGGCAGAACATTTGAGTATTTTCAAACAAATCAAAAAAGCATTCCAGCATCCGCAGTTGGTTTTTGGAGTAATTACTTTGATGGTCTATATCGCGGCTGAGGTTTTAGCTGGAGATTCTATTGGAGGTTTCGGAAAACAATTGGGAGTTTATGGTGAAAGCGGATCTTTTTATTTAAAACTGACTTCGTTTACAATGACTTTTATGGTTATTGGTTATATATTGGGAATTACTCTGATTCCAAAATACGTTTCACAGGTTTTTGCTTTAAAAGTTTCGGGATTTTTAGGACTCATTTTGGTGGGCTTAATCGTTATTCTCTCTCCAAAAATTATGATCGAACTGCCGGGACTTCCGCAATTACCACTAGTGATTATTTTAGTGGCCTTACTCGGATTAGCAAATGCACTTTGCTGGCCTGCAATCTGGCCGATGGCACTTCAGGATTTGGGTGGATTTACAAAAATTGGAGGCGCAATTCTAATTATGGGAATCATTGGCGGAGCTGTTTTTCCTTTATTATACGGAATGCTTGCAGATACTATTAATGCATCAAATGAAGCCTCCGGAATTGTTGAAACAGCAAAAAGCGGTAATCAATTGGCATATTCAATATTAATTCCCGCTTATCTCGTAATTATCTTTTTTGCATTCAAAGGACATAAATACAGAAGCTGGTAAAGCTACAAATTGACAACGTTTATATAAAATAACATTTCATTTATAAAACAATTTTAAAGCATTCAAATCTGGTATTTGAACATGCTCAACTCAACTTATGCCTTTTTCAAACGCATAAAAACATTAAAATAAAAAACTATATCATGTTAAAAAGTAAAATAGACAAAGCGACAGGATTTGAAAAACGCTTCGAAAACATCAATACGGTTGTATTTGAAAATTCGGGTGAGGCTTCAAAAGCTGTTGCGCAGGAAATTGCCGCTTTAATCCAGTCAAAACAAAAAGAAAACAAACCGTGTATTTTAGGTCTGGCAACAGGATCTTCCCCAAAAGGACTCTATGCCGAACTGGTTCGTCTTCATAAAGAAGAAGGCCTTAGTTTCAAAAACGTAATCAGTTTTAATCTGGACGAATACTATCCGATGGAGCCGAACTCAATCAACAGCTACGTCCGTTTTATGAAAGAGCTTCTGTTTGACCATGTCGATATTTTACCTGAAAACTGCCATATCCCGGACGGACTTTTAACCAAAGAACAGATCGCGGATTACTGCCATGAGTACGAAGCCAAAATCGAAGAACTGGGCGGAATCGATCTGCAGATTCTGGGAATCGGAGGAAACGGGCACATTGGTTTTAATGAGTCGGGATCGCTCCAGAACTCAAAAACACGTCTGGTGGCTCTGGACCATATCACAAGAGTGGCGGCAAGCAAAGATTTCTTCGGATTGAACAATACGCCGAGAACGGCAATCACACTCGGCGTGAAAAAAATCATGGAAGCGAAAAGAGTGATTTTACTAGCCTGGGGAGAAGGAAAAGCGAATATTGTTAAAAGATCAGTTGAAGATGAAGTAACGAACAGAGTTCCGGCTTCATTTTTACAGGAACATGATAATGCTGTTTTTATTCTGGATAAAGAAGCTTCTTCAAAACTTACCAGAATCAACAAACCGTGGCTGGTGGAGAAAATTGTCTGGACGGATAAACTGACCAGAAAAGCGGTTTTAGGTCTGGCATTAGACCTTAAAAAACCAATTTTAATGCTTACCGATGCCGATTATATCGAAAACGGAATGAGCGATCTGCTGGCAGATTCAGGTCCGGCTTACGATATCAATATCAAAATATTCAATAAACTGCAGAATACCATTACGGGCTGGCCGGGCGGAAAACCCAATGCAGACGATACCAACCGTCCTGAAAGAGCAGAGCCTGCAAAAAAACGTGTTCTGATTTTCAGTCCGCACCCAGATGATGATATTATCAGCATGGGAGGAACCTTTATGCGTCTGCAGGAGCAGGGGCATGAAGTGCATGTAGCGTACCAGACATCTGGAAATATTGCAGTTGCCGATGATGAAGCGCTCCGTTTTGCCAGATTCGTGATTGACTACAACGAAAAATTCGGGATTAAAAGCGGGGAAGCCGACAATATCTACAAAAAAGCACAGACTTTTTTAGAAAACAAAAAGAACAGCGAGATTGATATTCCTGAAGTCCGCTATATAAAAGGACTGATCAGAAAAGGAGAGGCTAGGGCAACGAGCCATTTTGTGGGGCTTCCTGATGAACAGATCCATTTTATGGAACTTCCTTTTTATGAAACAGGAACCATCGAGAAGAAACCAATCGGGCAGGAAGATATCCAGATTACGATGGATCTGATTGAAAAAATCAAACCGCACCAGATTTATGCGGCAGGAGATTTAGCAGATCCGCACGGCACGCATAAAGTCTGCCTTGATGCGGTTTTTGAGTCGGTTAAAAAACTGAAGCCGAAAGAATTCATGAATGACTGCTGGTTATGGTTATACCGAGGTGCTTGGCAGGAATGGGGGATTGACGAAGTTGAAATGGCAGTTCCGATGAGTCCCGACCAGGTTCTGGCAAAACGCCACGGAATCTTCAAACACCAGTCTCAGAAAGACGGTGTTGTTTTCCAGGGAACTGATTCAAGAGAGTTCTGGCAGAGAGCCGAAGACAGAAACCGCGAAACCGCAATTGTTTACCAGCAAATGGGACTATCGAGCTATGCAGCAATGGAAGCATTTGTGAGATGGCATTACTAAGAAGGTTCTAAGGTTCTGAGATGCTAAGATTCTAAGTTTAATAAAAAGGGGTTAGAGTTTTTGCCACAGATTAAAAGGATTAGATAGATTTTTAAAAACTGTACTTAGCTTACATATCGATTTGCGGACTTTGAATTGAAAATTAAACTAGAAAAAAACTACTTAGCGAGCTTTGCGTAAAGACTTTGCGCACTTTGCGGTTAAATTTTTCACAGCATAAATATTATACAAAAATGGCATTAATAAAATCAATTTCAGGAATACGAGGCACAATTGGCGGGGTTGTCAATGAAAATTTAACTCCGGTAAATGCGGTGAAATTTGCCGCAGCTTATGGAATGTGGCTTAAAAGCGAAAACTCAAATGAATCATTAACCGTAATTATTGGTAGAGATGCCCGAATTTCTGGTGAAATGATCAGCAATCTGGTTGCCAATACACTTACCGGATTAGGAATAAACGTAATCGATATTGGTTTGTCGACAACTCCAACTGTTGAAGTTGCCGTAACTCTTGACAAAGCCGATGGCGGCATTATAATTACAGCAAGTCATAATCCCAAACAATGGAATGCTTTAAAATTATTAAATGAGAAAGGCGAGTTTTTGAACGCAGTTGAAGGTGAGAAAATCCTAAATATTGCCGAAGATGAAAATTTCTTATTTGCTGAAGTTGATGATTTAGGGAAATATGAAAAGAAAGAAGGATATATAAACCGACACATTGATGAAGTTTTAAAACTGCCTTTGGTTGATAACGAAGCCATTAAAAAAGCAGGTTTTAAAGTTGTTGTTGATGCCGTTAATTCAACGGGAGGTATTGCAGTTCCTGCTTTGCTTGAAAAATTGGGAGTAGAATGCATACAATTATATTGTGAACCAAATGGACATTTTCCACATAATCCAGAGCCTTTAAAAGAACATTTAACGGATATTTCAGAATTGGTCGTTACAGAAAAAGCTGATTTTGGAATCGTGGTAGATCCAGATGTAGACCGCTTGGCCATAATTTGCGAAGATGGTTCTATGTTTGGCGAAGAATATACATTGGTTGCCTGCGCTGATTATGTTTTAGGAAAAACAAAAGGAAATACCGTTTCAAATTTATCATCATCGCGCGCTTTACGCGATATTACTCAAAAACATGGCGGAGCTTATGAAGCCAGTGCAGTTGGAGAAGTAAATGTGGTTGAATTAATGAAAACTACCAATGCCATTATTGGAGGAGAAGGAAACGGCGGAATCATTTATCCAGAATCGCATTATGGAAGGGATTCGTTGGTTGGTATTGCCTTATTTTTATCTCATTTAGCGAATCTTAAAATTTCGTGTAAAAAACTTAGAGAAAGTTACCCAGAATATTTTATGAGTAAAAGTAAAATTGAACTGACTCCAGATATAAACGTTGATGAGATCTTGACAAAATTAACTGAGAAATTCAGCAATGAAAAACCAAATTGTATCGATGGCGTTAAGATTGATTTTGAAAACGAATGGGTGCATTTGCGTAAGTCGAATACCGAACCAATCGTGAGGATTTATACCGAAAGTATTTCGCAGAAAAAAGCAGATGATTTAGCCTCAAAATTCATAGTTGAAATAGAAGCATTATTGTAAGATTTGACGAAGAATTTCTATTAAAAATATATTTAAAAATCGAAGCAAAAGATCAATAAAATCTACTAAAAAGGATACTTTGTTGATTTTTATAATTAAATGAATATCAAATATTTTCAATTGATTTTAAAAATATAATTAATTTTTTTTGATAAATGTTTGAATTCTTACAGGTTATAATTTTAAAATAGGTATGAATTTAGTAATACTTTTTTTAAAAAATGTGCTCGAAAACACTTTTTTCATGTGCACGAACACATTTTTTCGGTTTTGCCATTGTTTATTAAAAATTATTATTTAGTTTAGCCATAAGTAAGTAGAAAAAAAGCTTTTTTTTATCCGTTTTCGAAGTACAAAACATGACACTTTAAAAGCCAAAAAACGGAAGTGAGATTTTAAAACAAAAAGAAAATAATCAGTTGATTTTAAGTGAGAAAAAGAAACTGAAAAAAGAATATCAAAAAAAATAACCGAACAAAAACAAAAACCAATGAAAAAAATTATGACATCAAAAAAGACATAAACCGAACTCTTCACTTTGTGAATGAAATAAAAAATCTAACCAATTTTTTAGACACACAAAGTTTGTTTTTCATTAATCATTTAACTAACCAAAATAATATGAAAAAAAATAACAAGTTACTGTACGGTAACTATCAGGAAATAAAATTCAGTTTAAAAGCAATCATAACTATTTTATGTCTGGTAGTTTCTGTTTTCAAAGTAAACGCCGCATCATCGTCAGACAGCAGCGAAAAATCAGAAATTATAAATAAAAAATCAGAAGCCGATATCATTATAAAAGGTGTTGTTTTAGACGAATTAGGACAGCCAATGATTGGAGTAACTATTTTACCAAAAGGTTCTCCAAGAGGTACAACAACAGATTTTGACGGAACTTTTACCATTGTGGTTCCTTCTACAACAGAAGCTTTAGTGTTTTCATATGTAGGATATGACAATAAAGAAGTTTTGATTGCCAATCAAACCAATATTAAAGTTTCGATGGTTCCAGCATCAAAAACGTTGAATGAGGTGGTAATAGTAGGTTATGGAACTCAGAAAAAGAAAAACGTATTAGGAGCTATTTCTTCTGTAAAAGGAGAAACACTTACTTTATCTTCGGCACCATCTGTTTTAACGGGACTTCAAGGTAAAGTTGCCGGTTTGCAGATAGCCCAAAATAGTGCACAGCCAGGAGGTGGATTTAACATTCAAATTCGTGGTGCAGGTTCTATTAATGCCAGTAATGATCCTTTAATTGTTATTGACGGATTTCCAGTTACCAACTTGCAGCAGCCGGGAACAGGAAATCGTTATACAGGAGGAACCCAAAGTATTTTAAATTCTTTTAACCCTAATGATATCGAATCGATTGAGGTTTTAAAAGATGCCAGTTCTACAGCCATTTATGGAGCTAGAGCAGCAAATGGTGTTATTTTAATTACCACTAAAAAAGGAAAAGAAGGCGATGTGAGAGTAGATTATTCAGGTTCATATTCGTATCAAAAATACAATGACAGCTATGAAGTTTTGGATTTAAAAGAATGGATGCAGCTTAGAAATGATGCTGCCAGAGAAAACTGGGAATTCATTAATAAAGTGTATCCTTATTCGCCAAAAACCTTAGAAGAAGCTAATGCAGCGCCGGTAAACGGAATTCCATACAAAAGAATTTACTCTGACGAGCAGATTAGAAATGCCGGAAAAGGAACTGACTGGCTTGGATTAGTAACAAGAGACGGAATGATTGAGCAAAATAACCTTTCATTGCGCGGAGGAACAAAATCGACAAAATACTTTTTATCAGGAAATTTATTTAACCAAGAAGGAGTTATTCGAAATTCAGGTTTAAAAAGAAGCACCGTTCATTTCAGCATCGATCAAAAATTAACTGATTTTATCAATTTTGGTATGAACATGACCAAAAGCCGAATCAAAAATCAAAACTCACAATTAGGAGGACAATTTGATCCTGTGACAGGACAAGATTTGGCTCAGTTTGAAAATTCAGGAATTATACGAGCAGCTATTCAGCAAGGTCCTCATATTGCTGCAATTGATGAATTTGGAAACTATCCTATAAACCCAGATAGTGCCTTAGAACCTAATCCTTATTCTTTATTGACCATTTCAGATGAAGGTGTTATCGACAGATCGTTAACGAACTTTTACGCAGAAATAAAACCAATTGCAGGACTTACAGCAAGATTTCAGGCTGGATTTGATCAGGGAAATTCTAAAAGAAGTACGTATCTGCCAAGAACAACTTTGTATGGCGCTTTGGAAAACGGAAAAGCCTCCATAAATTCACAAGAAAAAAATGATGATTTGTTCGACTTCACATTAAACTATACCACAAAATTAATGGAAGATAATACTTTCGGTTTAATGGTTGGATATTCTCAGCAGACGTATAGAACAGAAGCGGCTACATTAGGAAACAGTAACTTTATTACAGATGCTTTCCTTTGGAATAATATGAATGCTGGTGCTGGAACTAAAGTTACAGCATCTTCAAAATCCGAAAATAACTTTATCTCTTATTTTACTAGATTTAATTATTCGTACAAAGACAAATACATGCTGACTTCGACAATTCGTCGTGATGGAGCGAGTGTTTTTGCAAAAAATAATAAATACGGTTTATTCCCTTCAATTGCATTGGGTTGGGATGTTTCTCAAGAATCTTTCATGAAATCAATAAACAATTATGTTTCGCAGATGAAAGTTAGATTTGGTTATGGACAAACAGGTAATGCCTCAATTGGAGGAAGCGCATTTGGAGCTTTCTACGCACAGCCAGCGTACTTAAATCCAGATGAATCCATTTTAATTGGTGTTTTTCCTTCAAGACTTGAAAACCCTGATTTAAAATGGGAAACTACTACAGAGAAAAACTTAGGAGTTGATTTTGAGTTGTTTAATAGAAGAGTTTCGGGATCATTCGAAATATACGATAGAGTGGTTTCTGATTTATTAACTTTAAAACCAATTAATAGTTACCAAGAAATAAACACTGTTTGGGCCAATATAGGAAGTACACAAAGTAAAGGTTTAGAGTTGACTGTCAGTACAGTGAACATAAACAATCCTAATCTTACTTGGAAAAGTACATTTACATATTCTAGATTTAGAACCAACTGGAAAGAAAGAGCTCCAGACTGGAAACCATCAGTTTATATGAGCTATAATGATCCAGTACGTGCACAATACAGCCAAATTGCCGATGGCGTAATGCAGATTGGAGAAGTAGTTCCTGCACAACCGGATTTATATCCTGGACAAATAAAAATTAAAGACCTTAATGGTTTTGTGAGAGATGCGGCAGGAAATCCTGTAACAGATGAAAATGGTGTATTCTTGAGAACAGGAGCACCTGATGGTAAAATTGACGATGCCGATTATGTATTACTTGGATCATCTGACCCTGATTTTGTAGCTGGTTTAGGAAATACAATTACTTGGAAAAACTTCCAGCTTAATTTTCAATTCAATGGAATGTTTGGAAGAAAAATTGTCGATCAAACGGATTTCGCTTACGGCGTAACAGCTGTTGGAGTAGCACAAAACGGACGAAATGCACTTAGAAGCATTTACAATAGATGGACACCGGATAATCCAACAAATACTCGTCCGGGTTCGCATTTTGGATATACACAATACGGTTCTGGAGATTTCTTTATGCAGGATGCTTCATTTGTTCGTTTACAAAGCGTTTCGTTGAGTTATAATCTTCCAAAAAAATGGTTTGGAAAATACATGCAGGGTGCTGCGATTCGATTAGACGGACAAAATCTTTTTACCATTACCAAATATGATGGTATAGATCCTGAAACAGACGGATATGCTGCTGCCTATCCAAACGTAAAAACATATACAGTAGGAATTGATCTTAAGTTTTAATAAAGAAGATATGAAAAATTTTAAATATTATACAATAGTTTTACTGCTGCTTGTTTTTTCAGGATGCAGTGATGATTTAGAATCTATCAATTACGATGAGATTAATCCGAGTATATTTCCAAGTTCAGAGGCAGATATTCAAGCTATTGTGGCTTCAGCATACTATCCGCTTAGAGGTTCTTATGGAAACGGAATTCACAGCACATCTGAAAATGGATTGATGTTTATGCTCGATGCTACAACAGAAATCCTTCAAGGACCTTATGGAGTACAGCAAGAAGCATCTTTACACAGTTATAAAGCTACGACAACTGCCGTGACACGTTTTTACGATACTTTTTATAATAAAATCAGCGGAATGACTTTGAGTATCGACAGAATCGAAAAGTCTAAAGTAAATGAGCTGGTTAAAAAACAAGCTATTGCCGAAATTAAATGCGCAAGAGGATTATTGGCGTACGAACTTTTTGATATGTACGGTCCGCTTGTAGTGGCACCTTTGGAAATCCTTCAAAATCCTTTGAAAGAAGAACCTTTGGCAAGACTTTCCAATACTCAAATGGTAAGTTTTATTGAAAACGATCTTAAAGATGCCGCAGCAGATTTAAAATCTCCTTCTGAAACAGCGTATGGAAGATTCAGCAGCGGATTGGCTAGAATGATTTTGATACGATTATACCTTCATGAAAAAAGATGGGCGGAAGTTGAAGAACAAGCCAATGCAATTATCGGTATGAATTATTATGCTCTTGAAGAAGATTACGCTGGAATGTGGGATATTAAAGCGCCAGTTGATAGTAAAGAAGTAATATGGGCAGTTCCAGCAGATTATGCAGGAACAAGCGAAAACCAATGGCAGTTAATGGTTTTACCAGCTAACTTTCCAGGACGCGGCGGTTATGGAACGATTCAGAGTTCATGGACTTTTTATGATTCTTTTGAAGCAACAGATATTCGTAAAGAAGCACTTATTGCCGAATTTACAGGAACCGACGGCGTAACATACAACAGACAAAATCCCGCAAATTACATGCAGTTAGGACCAATTCCGTTAAAAATTGATCCAGATGCAGCCAGAACAACAGCTTTGACAACCGTAGACATAATTGTGTACCGTTATGCAGATGTTTTATTATCGAAAGCAGAAGCTATTGCCAACAAAACAGGAACGCCAACACAAGAAGCCATTGATTTAGTTAATATCGTGAGAAAGAGAGCAAAAATCAGCGAAATTACATTGGCGAACTATGCATCACTAGCTAAGTTTAACGAAATGATTCTTTTAGAAAGATCTCACGAATATTGGTGTGAAAACGGGCAATACCGTTCCGATTTAATCAGACACGGGAAATTTACAGAACACGCACTTGCCTTAAATGGATCAGCAAGCCAAAGCGCGCCTTATAAAGCATTATTTCCTTTTTCATTAGAAAGAATAAGCGAAGGAAAAGGGAAATTTATTCAGAACCAAGGATATAATTAATTTCTTTTTAAGAAAGATTTTAAAAGTATTAATCAGATAA
This is a stretch of genomic DNA from Flavobacterium endoglycinae. It encodes these proteins:
- a CDS encoding RagB/SusD family nutrient uptake outer membrane protein — encoded protein: MKNFKYYTIVLLLLVFSGCSDDLESINYDEINPSIFPSSEADIQAIVASAYYPLRGSYGNGIHSTSENGLMFMLDATTEILQGPYGVQQEASLHSYKATTTAVTRFYDTFYNKISGMTLSIDRIEKSKVNELVKKQAIAEIKCARGLLAYELFDMYGPLVVAPLEILQNPLKEEPLARLSNTQMVSFIENDLKDAAADLKSPSETAYGRFSSGLARMILIRLYLHEKRWAEVEEQANAIIGMNYYALEEDYAGMWDIKAPVDSKEVIWAVPADYAGTSENQWQLMVLPANFPGRGGYGTIQSSWTFYDSFEATDIRKEALIAEFTGTDGVTYNRQNPANYMQLGPIPLKIDPDAARTTALTTVDIIVYRYADVLLSKAEAIANKTGTPTQEAIDLVNIVRKRAKISEITLANYASLAKFNEMILLERSHEYWCENGQYRSDLIRHGKFTEHALALNGSASQSAPYKALFPFSLERISEGKGKFIQNQGYN